In Leptospira langatensis, a genomic segment contains:
- a CDS encoding lipoprotein — MSIKTISTVLLVSLLVVCKTPQKEEPKTEPQKTVTQESVPTEDDQFVKAIEGFLNSSTYQVVVSSLDSNESEALDLAKKRALNLFIAEKGDLFRPTDRKVLKEIVDNKGKIVKVSKPIHGKTYYIFQVTERDLKMELKKQ, encoded by the coding sequence ATGTCCATTAAAACGATCTCAACAGTACTGCTCGTTTCGCTTCTGGTAGTCTGTAAAACTCCTCAGAAAGAAGAACCTAAAACCGAACCTCAGAAAACAGTCACCCAAGAATCCGTTCCTACTGAAGACGATCAATTCGTAAAAGCGATCGAAGGCTTTCTGAATTCTTCCACATACCAAGTAGTGGTTTCCTCCTTAGATAGCAACGAATCCGAGGCGTTGGATCTAGCCAAGAAAAGAGCCTTGAACTTATTCATTGCGGAGAAGGGAGATCTTTTCCGTCCAACGGACAGAAAGGTCCTAAAAGAGATCGTAGATAATAAGGGAAAGATCGTAAAAGTCTCTAAGCCGATCCACGGAAAGACCTATTATATTTTCCAGGTCACAGAAAGAGACCTGAAAATGGAATTAAAGAAACAGTAA
- a CDS encoding MBL fold metallo-hydrolase codes for MESKFQHRGYIFEGISEGGVRTSVVMPRLNLMFDIGHQNPNRVHIERLLLTHAHLDHSAGLPYYISQRSLRKLPPPKIYLPESLEAPMREILSLYSKIEGFPYLYEMKSLREGEEVELDPYHSFRAWKTFHRVESQGYTVYEKRKKLKPEFKGLSQSELLQKKTESIDVNEVHEKPVVSFSGDTKIEYVLTHKDVAESEVLFIECTYIDHERNVENAREWGHIHLDEILHNISSFKNEKIVLIHFSKRYPLHYIKKVLSKRIPDSEKDRFHLFLPD; via the coding sequence ATGGAGAGTAAGTTCCAACATAGAGGTTATATTTTCGAAGGAATTTCCGAAGGAGGGGTCAGGACTTCCGTAGTTATGCCTCGCTTGAATCTGATGTTCGATATCGGACATCAGAATCCGAATCGGGTCCATATAGAAAGGCTTTTGCTGACTCACGCTCATCTGGATCATTCTGCCGGATTGCCGTATTATATTTCTCAGAGGTCTCTACGTAAACTTCCCCCACCTAAGATCTATCTTCCTGAAAGTCTAGAGGCTCCTATGAGAGAGATCTTGTCTTTGTATTCCAAGATAGAAGGTTTTCCCTATCTTTATGAGATGAAGTCTTTGCGAGAAGGAGAAGAAGTGGAGCTAGATCCTTATCATTCTTTTCGGGCATGGAAGACATTCCATAGAGTGGAATCCCAAGGATATACTGTCTATGAGAAACGTAAAAAACTAAAGCCGGAGTTTAAAGGACTAAGCCAAAGCGAGTTGCTCCAAAAAAAAACAGAATCGATCGATGTGAATGAAGTCCATGAAAAACCAGTCGTAAGTTTTTCCGGAGATACTAAGATCGAATACGTTCTCACCCATAAGGATGTGGCTGAATCCGAGGTTCTATTCATAGAATGCACGTACATCGATCATGAAAGGAACGTGGAGAATGCAAGAGAATGGGGGCATATCCATTTGGACGAGATCCTTCATAATATCTCCTCGTTTAAGAATGAGAAGATCGTGCTTATCCACTTCTCCAAAAGATATCCGCTCCATTATATTAAAAAAGTATTATCTAAGAGGATCCCTGATTCGGAAAAGGATCGCTTTCATCTATTTCTTCCGGATTGA
- a CDS encoding YajQ family cyclic di-GMP-binding protein, with amino-acid sequence MSDPSFDVVSEIDRPELQNAVTQAISEIKTRFDFKGSKSEIKLEEESLTLTSDNEAKLESVIDVLINKMAKRGLGLKSFDFKSKIEPATGNTVRMKVKIRNGLEKEQTKEITKIIKDSKLKVTPTIMGNCVRVQGKKKDDLQEIMRLLKAADLPFDVQFQNFKG; translated from the coding sequence ATGAGCGATCCATCATTCGATGTAGTTTCCGAGATCGATAGACCGGAACTCCAAAACGCAGTCACTCAGGCGATCAGTGAGATCAAGACCCGTTTCGATTTCAAGGGTTCTAAGTCCGAGATCAAATTAGAAGAAGAATCCCTGACACTTACTTCGGATAACGAGGCCAAACTGGAAAGTGTGATCGATGTCCTGATCAATAAGATGGCCAAACGAGGCCTTGGTCTAAAATCCTTCGATTTCAAGTCCAAGATAGAACCTGCGACCGGAAATACTGTCCGGATGAAAGTCAAGATCCGCAATGGTTTAGAAAAGGAACAAACCAAAGAGATCACTAAGATCATCAAAGACTCTAAATTAAAAGTGACTCCGACCATCATGGGGAATTGCGTTCGCGTCCAAGGCAAGAAGAAGGACGATCTTCAGGAGATCATGAGACTCTTGAAAGCGGCGGATCTTCCCTTCGATGTTCAGTTCCAGAATTTCAAAGGCTGA
- a CDS encoding sterol desaturase family protein, protein MCFQDQLLTYLSELAPAIPTIFLIDFLRYLAFASLAFLIFYIWKHPFQNRKIQNKTATNSQFRKEFLHSVSSVVVYTLVTFVVLVLRKYGYFQFYERIEDHGWGYLILSTLLILAIQDFYFYWTHRLMHTRWLFKAVHKVHHDSMIPSPWTAYSFSVWEALVHALILPIIASLFPVHPLALLVFMTFQIVRNVLGHSGYEIFPSWMVSSRFLKWINTNTSHDMHHQSFRYNYGLYTTIWDYVFGTVHPKYEETFAEITRRKSEERKLQESI, encoded by the coding sequence ATGTGCTTCCAAGACCAATTGCTTACCTATCTGTCGGAGTTAGCTCCTGCAATTCCCACAATCTTCTTAATAGATTTTTTGAGATACCTTGCCTTCGCTAGTTTGGCATTCCTGATCTTCTATATCTGGAAACATCCCTTCCAAAATCGAAAGATCCAGAATAAGACAGCCACAAACTCCCAGTTCAGAAAGGAATTTTTGCATTCTGTTTCTTCCGTCGTGGTATACACCTTAGTTACCTTCGTAGTACTTGTGCTCCGAAAATACGGATACTTTCAGTTTTACGAAAGAATTGAAGATCACGGTTGGGGATATTTGATCCTCAGCACATTACTCATATTAGCGATCCAAGACTTTTACTTTTATTGGACCCATAGACTCATGCATACCCGCTGGCTATTTAAGGCAGTCCACAAGGTACATCATGATTCCATGATCCCTTCTCCTTGGACTGCCTATTCTTTTAGTGTTTGGGAAGCGTTGGTCCATGCTCTAATTCTTCCCATAATAGCCTCTCTGTTTCCAGTCCATCCTCTCGCACTCCTGGTCTTTATGACATTTCAAATCGTGAGGAATGTCCTGGGCCATAGTGGATACGAGATCTTTCCTTCTTGGATGGTCTCGAGCCGGTTCCTAAAATGGATCAATACGAATACGAGCCACGATATGCACCACCAAAGCTTTCGATACAATTACGGTCTATACACTACGATCTGGGATTATGTATTCGGGACAGTTCATCCTAAGTATGAGGAGACTTTTGCAGAGATCACTCGCAGAAAATCAGAAGAGAGAAAGCTGCAAGAAAGTATTTAA
- the mpl17 gene encoding cell surface protein MPL17 yields MKRFYFISIFSFISIFLISGVSAQEENPIKFKLEKSSPNTYQLRLVHPDNFGVQKDAPHRILMNPGPGLKVVSADLKLKGKTSTRKKEYFETVDPMQVKLEGKGDLEIHAKIFYCDYNRNICIPGKVLQKEVIQ; encoded by the coding sequence ATGAAACGTTTTTATTTCATCTCTATCTTCTCGTTTATTTCGATCTTTTTGATATCCGGAGTTTCCGCCCAAGAAGAAAATCCGATCAAGTTTAAATTAGAGAAGTCTTCCCCTAACACCTACCAACTTAGACTAGTCCACCCAGATAATTTCGGCGTCCAAAAGGATGCTCCTCATAGGATCTTGATGAACCCGGGGCCTGGACTTAAAGTGGTCTCGGCGGATCTTAAGTTGAAAGGCAAGACTTCTACTCGTAAGAAGGAATACTTTGAGACAGTGGATCCGATGCAGGTAAAACTAGAGGGGAAGGGAGACTTGGAGATACACGCTAAGATCTTTTATTGCGACTATAACAGGAATATCTGTATTCCCGGGAAGGTCCTGCAGAAAGAAGTCATACAATAA
- the alaS gene encoding alanine--tRNA ligase, with product MNFKKVSEIRKIFLNYFQEKGHTVVPSSSLLPAGDPTLLFTTAGMVQFKPLFTGAVELPYTRATSAQKCLRTTDLENVGKTERHCTFFEMLGNFSFGDYFKEEAIEFALDCSVNRLGFPIEKIWITVFENDDEAEKIWLSKGIPKERITRLGKKDNFWGPAGDSGACGPCSELYLDRGPEKGLPDCGVKYECRPGCDCDRFLEFWNIVFNQFNQDTEGNLHPLKQTGIDTGSGLERVALLLQGVDSVYDTDELREIISEVEKISGKTYEGSTKVPFRVITDHIRSALFTVSDGIFPDRTGRGYVIRRLIRRAVLFARKLDLKEPFLYKLVKPVATIYKERYPDLEKHISSVERTLLAEEELFLKTLEIGLEKIEALVLKTKLEGSDIFSGKDSFLLYGTYGFPAEMTEEIVAEHGLSFDKNGFEEELEKDRQSSRETWKANKVSLFTGIKTDKTEFLGYDALEAESEISFIFADNKQVPSLKEGEAGVLVFKSSPFYPEGGGQVGDTGFIRKGSSVFKVLDTQKENDIILHIGSVLSGSFSEGDKARLEVEKERREKLRFHHSGTHLLNGALRSLLGNHVLQKGSIVSPDYLRFDFSHPSPLSIEEIRNIESWVNESIVRHIPVQTEVLAIEDAKKTGAVAAFDEKYGDKVRVLKMGDRSLEFCGGTHVVNTGDIGYFFIKKESSPGAGNRRIEAVAGPVVIETFLNRFAELTEAVQNLNLKIKEELGAEGTSLSIKTNVPGPDEVRALFASKGADAVVTFRDLSERLSLELEETQSKFLKEKKNRESRDFENNPEVLNQVLSEAKSIGTTKIVSYIFDSKDAKALKGLSDNLKVREKEIVAILASKNAEDASIVVTCSPSIAGKKVHCGDLVKAACEILGGKGGGKPDMAQGGGKEVSKIQEAVQLAFDKAYAGLNGGLSK from the coding sequence ATGAATTTTAAAAAAGTCTCCGAGATCCGCAAAATCTTCCTGAATTACTTCCAAGAGAAAGGACATACTGTGGTCCCTTCTTCTTCCTTATTGCCTGCGGGAGATCCCACTCTTTTATTTACCACTGCGGGAATGGTACAGTTCAAGCCTTTGTTTACCGGAGCGGTAGAGCTTCCTTATACTAGAGCGACTTCCGCTCAGAAATGTTTAAGAACCACAGACTTGGAGAATGTGGGGAAGACCGAAAGACATTGCACCTTCTTCGAGATGCTTGGGAACTTCAGCTTCGGGGATTATTTCAAGGAAGAAGCCATCGAATTCGCCTTGGATTGTTCCGTGAACCGTCTTGGGTTTCCTATAGAGAAGATCTGGATCACCGTATTTGAGAACGACGATGAGGCGGAGAAGATCTGGCTCTCCAAAGGAATTCCAAAAGAAAGGATCACTCGCTTAGGAAAGAAGGACAATTTCTGGGGACCTGCGGGAGATAGCGGTGCCTGCGGACCTTGCTCCGAATTATACTTGGATAGAGGACCTGAGAAGGGACTTCCGGATTGCGGAGTGAAATACGAATGTCGTCCGGGCTGCGACTGCGATCGTTTTTTAGAATTTTGGAATATTGTATTCAACCAATTCAACCAAGATACGGAAGGGAATCTTCATCCCCTCAAACAAACGGGGATCGATACCGGTTCCGGTCTAGAAAGGGTAGCTCTTCTGCTCCAGGGAGTGGATTCGGTTTACGATACGGACGAGCTGAGAGAGATCATTTCCGAAGTAGAGAAGATCTCTGGAAAGACATACGAAGGATCCACAAAGGTGCCTTTCCGTGTGATCACAGACCATATTCGTTCCGCTCTATTTACCGTAAGCGATGGAATCTTTCCGGATAGGACCGGTAGAGGATACGTTATCCGTCGCTTAATCCGTCGCGCAGTATTATTTGCCCGTAAATTGGATCTAAAAGAACCCTTCCTTTATAAATTAGTGAAGCCTGTGGCGACTATCTATAAGGAAAGATATCCTGATCTGGAAAAACATATTTCTTCCGTAGAAAGGACCCTTCTCGCAGAAGAAGAGCTATTCCTGAAAACTCTGGAGATCGGGCTCGAGAAGATCGAGGCGCTGGTCTTAAAGACAAAATTGGAAGGCTCCGATATCTTCTCCGGAAAAGACAGCTTCTTATTGTATGGAACTTACGGTTTCCCGGCTGAGATGACGGAAGAGATCGTTGCAGAGCATGGTCTTTCCTTCGATAAGAATGGTTTCGAAGAGGAGTTGGAAAAGGACAGACAATCTTCTCGCGAAACTTGGAAGGCAAATAAGGTTTCCTTGTTCACCGGGATCAAGACTGATAAGACGGAATTTTTGGGTTACGATGCTTTAGAAGCGGAGTCGGAGATCAGTTTTATCTTCGCCGATAATAAACAAGTCCCTTCTTTGAAAGAAGGAGAGGCTGGGGTGCTGGTATTCAAGTCCAGTCCGTTCTATCCGGAAGGAGGAGGACAGGTGGGCGATACCGGATTCATCCGAAAAGGCTCTTCTGTCTTCAAGGTTTTGGATACTCAGAAAGAGAACGATATCATCCTACATATAGGATCCGTTTTGTCTGGTTCCTTCTCCGAGGGAGATAAGGCAAGGCTGGAAGTTGAGAAAGAAAGAAGGGAAAAACTCCGATTCCATCACTCCGGAACCCACTTATTGAATGGAGCGCTTCGTAGTCTTCTCGGGAATCACGTGCTCCAAAAAGGTTCCATCGTATCTCCGGATTATCTAAGATTCGACTTCTCTCATCCGAGTCCTTTGAGTATAGAAGAAATTCGTAATATAGAATCCTGGGTGAACGAGAGCATCGTTCGTCATATCCCGGTCCAAACGGAAGTCCTCGCGATCGAAGACGCTAAGAAGACTGGAGCGGTCGCTGCTTTCGATGAGAAGTACGGGGACAAGGTTCGCGTCCTGAAAATGGGAGATAGATCCCTGGAATTTTGCGGCGGAACTCACGTGGTAAATACGGGAGATATCGGATACTTCTTCATTAAGAAAGAATCCAGTCCTGGTGCGGGGAACCGTCGTATAGAAGCGGTTGCGGGACCAGTGGTGATCGAAACCTTCCTGAATCGCTTTGCAGAATTGACTGAGGCCGTCCAAAACCTGAATCTTAAGATCAAAGAAGAGTTGGGAGCGGAAGGTACGTCTCTTTCTATTAAGACGAATGTTCCCGGGCCGGACGAAGTTCGCGCCTTATTTGCATCAAAGGGAGCGGACGCAGTCGTTACCTTTCGGGATCTGAGCGAAAGACTTTCCTTAGAACTCGAAGAAACCCAAAGTAAGTTCTTAAAAGAAAAGAAGAATAGAGAGTCCAGGGATTTCGAGAACAATCCTGAAGTATTAAACCAAGTCCTTTCCGAAGCCAAGTCCATAGGAACTACCAAGATCGTTTCCTATATTTTCGATTCCAAAGATGCCAAGGCGCTCAAAGGACTTTCCGACAATCTGAAAGTAAGAGAGAAAGAGATCGTTGCTATTCTTGCGAGCAAGAACGCAGAAGATGCAAGTATCGTAGTTACCTGTTCTCCTTCCATCGCTGGAAAGAAAGTGCATTGCGGGGATCTGGTCAAGGCCGCCTGTGAGATATTAGGCGGCAAAGGCGGAGGAAAACCTGACATGGCACAGGGCGGAGGAAAGGAAGTCTCTAAGATCCAAGAAGCGGTCCAGCTTGCTTTCGATAAGGCGTATGCCGGTTTAAACGGAGGCTTGAGCAAGTGA
- a CDS encoding O-methyltransferase has product MTKDPNRKYGNSIYKEGLEDWIHSELVPRPFPWLKELEEKALQDKFPVLSPASGSVLAFLVASWKPDSILELGTGYGISLAWMISALSSFAKIVTVDREVQFIGTARSYLSRLDPKSFELEFKEGECLDALQVFLGSSPKQSREFLFVDCDKIRYPEILEKVLSQGRGRRLRVAFDNVLWHGRIMDPSNQAPSDIAVRKVWSLIQDSKLPYTLFPVGDGILCFDFSE; this is encoded by the coding sequence ATGACAAAGGATCCGAATCGAAAATACGGGAATTCCATCTATAAGGAAGGTTTAGAGGATTGGATCCATTCCGAGCTGGTGCCTAGGCCTTTTCCTTGGTTGAAGGAATTAGAGGAAAAGGCCTTACAGGATAAGTTTCCGGTTCTCAGTCCTGCTTCCGGCTCGGTATTAGCATTCTTGGTCGCTTCTTGGAAACCGGATAGCATTTTGGAGCTAGGAACCGGCTATGGTATCTCTCTTGCTTGGATGATCTCCGCTCTTTCTTCTTTCGCAAAGATAGTCACTGTGGATAGAGAGGTTCAGTTTATAGGAACTGCTCGCTCCTATTTATCAAGGCTCGATCCTAAATCCTTCGAACTAGAGTTCAAAGAAGGGGAATGCTTGGATGCACTCCAAGTATTTTTGGGATCTTCTCCTAAGCAAAGCAGAGAGTTTCTTTTTGTAGACTGCGATAAGATACGCTATCCCGAGATCCTAGAAAAGGTATTGTCCCAAGGGAGAGGTCGTAGACTCAGAGTCGCCTTTGATAACGTTCTATGGCATGGACGGATCATGGATCCTTCGAACCAAGCTCCTTCTGACATAGCTGTGCGCAAGGTTTGGTCCTTGATCCAAGACTCGAAGCTTCCATACACATTATTCCCAGTAGGTGATGGAATATTATGTTTCGATTTTTCCGAATAA
- a CDS encoding M16 family metallopeptidase translates to MNIQKSLCSFGLISLVCLAGLDAAPGDFVKDVRIPPLEFHFPEIKEIGKDANTRILFLENSEFPTRTLEISFYTGPSFYPNIPTELVEIFPEAWKKGGTVSHPGESFAEVWESYGSKMRVASDLETVTLTFSWLSRYDKESLALISEFLKEPLFGQDAFEIARLQLGEQIKRRNDNIMGLAFRKANELVYKGKVKGKSVSISVLDQLQEASLKEFYTKQLLSSRRSILVTGKWKEEEIPEFLQGILPPFSGSPVTEPQVSVQADLSKNLDKEVKNLVVDKANTQNVVLFMGVGPAHNDKDFYAIQVLNYIIGGGGFNSYFMSKIRSDKGLAYSSSSQPIFEKDHSVLYFFTQTKSQSTMEVYNLMGEILSDSSFSKISEEELRNAKEAILNKFIFLFTDSMEILRNEVRFREHKMPKDYLRKYRDKIQEVSLSDLKRVGKTYFRRDKLTAVVSGPKSSVSSELSGQKVIGPEDPVP, encoded by the coding sequence ATGAATATTCAAAAATCTTTATGCTCTTTCGGTCTGATCTCTCTCGTTTGCCTTGCCGGCTTAGATGCGGCTCCCGGAGATTTTGTAAAGGACGTACGTATTCCTCCTTTGGAGTTCCATTTTCCCGAGATCAAGGAGATCGGAAAGGATGCGAACACTCGCATTCTGTTCCTGGAAAACTCGGAGTTTCCTACGCGCACGCTGGAGATCTCTTTTTATACAGGACCTTCTTTTTATCCGAATATTCCGACCGAACTTGTGGAGATCTTTCCCGAGGCTTGGAAGAAGGGAGGGACCGTTTCTCATCCGGGAGAATCCTTTGCGGAAGTCTGGGAATCTTATGGTTCCAAGATGAGAGTGGCCTCGGATCTGGAGACTGTGACCTTGACCTTCTCCTGGCTTTCCAGATACGACAAGGAATCATTGGCGTTGATCTCCGAGTTCTTAAAGGAGCCTCTATTCGGCCAGGATGCTTTCGAGATCGCAAGATTGCAATTGGGAGAGCAGATCAAGAGAAGGAACGATAATATCATGGGTCTTGCTTTCCGCAAGGCCAACGAGTTGGTATATAAGGGAAAAGTAAAAGGTAAATCCGTTTCTATTTCCGTTCTGGACCAACTCCAAGAAGCATCCTTAAAGGAATTCTATACGAAACAGCTCTTGAGTTCTAGGCGATCTATTTTGGTCACAGGTAAATGGAAAGAAGAAGAGATCCCGGAGTTCCTGCAAGGTATCCTTCCTCCTTTTTCCGGAAGTCCGGTGACTGAGCCCCAAGTCTCTGTCCAGGCGGATCTTTCCAAGAACTTGGATAAGGAAGTCAAGAACCTAGTCGTAGATAAGGCAAACACTCAGAACGTAGTATTGTTTATGGGGGTTGGGCCGGCGCATAACGACAAGGATTTCTATGCGATCCAAGTCTTGAACTATATCATTGGAGGAGGGGGATTTAACTCTTACTTCATGAGTAAGATCCGATCGGATAAGGGACTCGCATATTCTTCTTCTAGTCAGCCTATTTTTGAAAAGGATCATTCCGTTCTGTATTTCTTCACTCAGACAAAATCCCAGAGTACTATGGAAGTCTATAATCTGATGGGCGAGATCTTAAGCGACTCCAGCTTCTCCAAGATCTCTGAAGAAGAATTAAGAAATGCTAAAGAAGCCATCTTGAACAAATTCATTTTCCTCTTCACGGATTCCATGGAGATCTTGAGGAACGAAGTGCGCTTCAGAGAGCATAAGATGCCAAAGGATTATCTTCGTAAGTACAGGGACAAGATCCAAGAAGTAAGTCTTTCCGATCTAAAGAGAGTGGGTAAGACGTATTTTAGAAGAGATAAATTGACCGCGGTAGTCTCCGGGCCTAAGTCTTCCGTTTCTTCGGAGCTAAGTGGACAGAAGGTGATCGGGCCGGAAGATCCGGTTCCTTGA
- a CDS encoding M16 family metallopeptidase, with protein MWSLLPKSNLFRSIFLFLSLSLFANSFLFANEDIFSEVRSSLESRVKKVVLKNGIRLLMMKREGSPTVAVYTKFLVGSSDETPEIAGTAHLLEHMLFKGTKNIGVTNYEKEKIYLDQIRVWGKRLDSYRLQERELIQKGEPVPEKLITDKNVLEGRFKSLLELHRKFVVSNEDSYIYDKNGGTGFNAYTTNDVTNYQILLPSNRLEIWAKLESDRLKDPILREYYTERDVVLEERRMRVENQGMGILREKFLGTAFEKHAYGMPVIGFESNLPFLDIDKTEDFFQKKYRPHNMAIGIVGDVDFSQTEALVRKYFENIPDGESPKPSNVAESYDHETRRVTVKHSSGPMKVMGWLTPAAPHPDRPVLELIDAILSQGETGRLYKRLVLRDKLAQRVSCWTGEPGERYANLFAIYVTNVRGADPDKIESAILEEIESLKKEAVSEEELLKIKNQIVGDYIRGLNSNSKLADVLTYYELVAGDWTEIFDDYSRLDRVTPGDIMRVTQKYFSPRNLTVGDLINSDGEKK; from the coding sequence ATGTGGAGTCTTCTTCCCAAATCGAATCTATTTCGTTCCATTTTTCTTTTTCTAAGTCTTTCTCTCTTCGCTAATTCTTTCCTATTTGCGAACGAAGACATTTTTTCCGAAGTCCGCTCTTCTCTCGAATCCAGAGTGAAAAAGGTCGTACTGAAAAACGGCATTCGTCTCTTGATGATGAAGAGAGAAGGATCTCCTACTGTGGCGGTATATACCAAGTTCTTGGTAGGTTCTTCCGACGAAACTCCCGAGATTGCGGGCACGGCTCATCTTCTGGAACATATGCTTTTCAAGGGCACTAAGAATATCGGTGTCACCAATTACGAAAAAGAAAAGATCTACTTGGATCAGATCCGTGTATGGGGGAAGAGACTGGACTCTTATCGCCTGCAGGAAAGGGAGCTCATCCAAAAGGGCGAGCCAGTTCCCGAAAAATTGATCACAGACAAAAATGTTTTAGAGGGTCGCTTCAAGAGCCTTCTCGAATTGCATCGTAAGTTCGTGGTGTCCAACGAGGATTCTTATATCTATGATAAGAATGGTGGGACTGGGTTCAACGCGTATACCACGAACGATGTTACGAATTATCAGATCCTTCTTCCTTCTAATCGTTTGGAGATCTGGGCAAAATTGGAATCGGATCGTCTGAAGGATCCTATATTAAGGGAATATTATACGGAACGGGATGTAGTCCTAGAAGAGCGCAGAATGAGGGTGGAAAACCAGGGCATGGGAATTCTCAGAGAGAAGTTCCTTGGAACCGCCTTCGAGAAGCATGCGTACGGCATGCCGGTTATCGGTTTCGAATCTAATTTACCTTTTCTTGATATAGATAAGACTGAGGATTTCTTCCAGAAGAAGTATAGACCTCATAATATGGCGATCGGGATCGTGGGAGATGTGGACTTCTCCCAGACCGAGGCCTTGGTGCGAAAATACTTCGAGAACATTCCCGATGGAGAGTCTCCTAAGCCTTCTAATGTTGCAGAAAGCTACGACCATGAAACTAGAAGAGTGACCGTAAAACATTCTTCCGGCCCGATGAAGGTTATGGGTTGGTTGACCCCTGCCGCTCCTCATCCGGATCGCCCTGTACTGGAATTGATCGACGCGATCCTTTCTCAGGGAGAAACAGGAAGATTGTACAAGAGATTGGTTCTGAGAGACAAGCTTGCCCAAAGAGTTTCCTGTTGGACGGGAGAGCCTGGGGAGCGATACGCAAATCTATTCGCGATCTATGTGACCAACGTTCGCGGCGCCGATCCGGACAAGATCGAATCCGCTATCTTAGAGGAAATAGAATCCCTAAAAAAAGAAGCGGTTTCCGAAGAAGAACTCTTAAAGATCAAGAATCAGATCGTGGGAGATTATATCCGAGGCTTAAACAGCAATTCTAAACTCGCCGACGTTCTCACATATTATGAACTGGTCGCGGGAGATTGGACGGAGATCTTCGACGATTATTCCCGACTGGATAGAGTAACTCCCGGAGATATTATGAGAGTGACCCAAAAATACTTCTCTCCCCGCAATTTGACTGTCGGGGACCTGATCAACTCCGACGGAGAAAAGAAATGA
- a CDS encoding N-acetylmuramoyl-L-alanine amidase has protein sequence MQKIFPFLILCLFAFSLNAQESPKKNYNIVIDPGHGGLDLKPKEEHGDKYDPISKKYLEPYKAGAQTKTRRESEVVLALAKEVKEILDLTKTADGFETFRSHAKKFTDESLPWIRIDSDLTREETAKEEGADLNSDPNAFYRLYDYPDKKTGKLRPGRISRINAARPYLVLSLHLNPSWKGHPGGMAAVLSPSYRTFYSLRKISEGGSSKSFENGPWSEWMRFKMEWTRLQNAVADAWIYFNGYWPNKSGKKTDLSNFEGYRQNMVTWKYADPPGWIDKAVLDGPGPYAKKHSEYSAKGKFWDRERAEPELWRREDGQEGFGGDNHYAAAELMRFVQYGLRNIPYDDEELTSPGPINDPYISTYSLPTFINAISAYIEIGYIDKEKDMRILTKRRRDTAVSLAVGIYSLFHGIKMKPVDSAYIPKGKKINWSRYETWKDNNYFRVVRED, from the coding sequence ATCCAGAAGATATTTCCCTTTCTGATTCTTTGCCTATTTGCCTTCTCACTAAACGCTCAGGAATCTCCCAAAAAAAACTATAATATCGTGATCGACCCTGGCCACGGTGGCCTGGATCTAAAGCCCAAGGAAGAACATGGGGACAAGTACGATCCCATCTCCAAGAAATATCTCGAACCGTACAAAGCGGGAGCGCAGACTAAGACAAGAAGAGAAAGCGAAGTCGTCTTAGCTCTTGCGAAAGAGGTAAAGGAGATCTTGGATCTTACTAAAACTGCGGACGGCTTCGAGACGTTTCGTTCTCATGCGAAAAAATTTACGGACGAATCCCTTCCTTGGATCCGCATCGATTCCGATCTGACTCGGGAAGAAACGGCAAAGGAAGAAGGAGCCGATCTAAATTCGGATCCGAACGCATTTTATAGACTGTATGATTATCCGGACAAGAAGACCGGCAAGCTAAGGCCGGGGAGGATCTCTAGGATCAATGCGGCTAGGCCTTATCTCGTATTATCTTTGCATTTGAATCCAAGTTGGAAGGGACATCCGGGAGGAATGGCTGCAGTTCTATCTCCTTCTTATCGTACTTTCTATTCTCTTCGCAAGATCTCGGAAGGAGGTTCCTCTAAGTCTTTTGAGAATGGGCCTTGGAGCGAATGGATGCGATTTAAAATGGAATGGACCCGTTTGCAAAATGCGGTCGCAGATGCTTGGATCTATTTTAACGGGTATTGGCCGAATAAGTCCGGAAAGAAAACGGATCTTTCCAATTTTGAAGGCTATCGCCAAAATATGGTGACTTGGAAGTACGCGGATCCACCCGGTTGGATCGACAAAGCTGTGTTAGATGGACCGGGACCTTATGCCAAAAAACATTCCGAGTATTCGGCCAAGGGAAAGTTTTGGGATAGGGAAAGAGCCGAGCCGGAGCTATGGAGAAGGGAAGACGGCCAGGAAGGATTCGGCGGTGACAATCATTATGCCGCGGCGGAATTGATGAGATTCGTGCAATACGGTTTACGAAATATCCCTTACGACGACGAGGAGCTAACCTCTCCCGGGCCGATCAATGATCCATATATATCCACTTATAGTTTGCCTACCTTTATCAACGCGATCTCCGCTTATATCGAAATAGGTTATATAGATAAGGAGAAGGACATGAGGATCCTTACCAAGAGGAGAAGGGACACTGCGGTCTCTCTTGCAGTAGGAATCTATTCATTGTTTCACGGCATTAAAATGAAACCAGTTGATTCCGCTTATATTCCTAAAGGAAAGAAGATCAACTGGTCTAGATACGAAACCTGGAAAGATAATAATTATTTCCGAGTAGTCCGTGAAGATTGA